CTGTCCGGCGAACGGCGGCATCAGGTGCGCGGCGTCGCCGGCGAGGAGCACGCGTCCCGTGCGCCAGCGCTCGGCGTAGCGGGCGTTGAACGTGTAGACGGCGTGGCGCTCGAGCCGGGCGTTGCCAGGGTGGACGTCCCACGGCGCGAGGAGCTCCCAGGCGCGACGCTCGCAGTTCAGCTCGTCGAGCGACTCGTGCGGCAGCCGCATGAACTCCCAGCGGCGGCGCCCTGGACCGCCGGACACGGCCGTCGTCGGTCGCCTCGGGTCGCAGACCTGCAGGTTGACCGGATCGAAGACGCGCGGCTCGTTCAACATCACGTCGACGATCAGCCAGTCGTAGGAGAAGCCGAAATCCGTGACCGGCGCACCGACGAGCGTGCGAACCTTGCTCTTGGCGCCGTCGCAGCCCACGGCGTAGCGTGCGACGACGTCGCCGACGACGACGTGGTCGTCACGCTGCTCGAGGCTCGTCACCTCGACGCCGCGTCGAACGTCGACGCCGAGCCGTAACGCTCGATCCAGGAGGAGCGCCTCGAGCTCCGGCTGGTTGAACATCGACGACATCGGCCAGCCGGACGGTCCGTTGCCGTGCCGGCCGAAGCGCAGCAGCACGGTGCCGGCCGCGTTGCGCCACTCGTAGATCTCCGCGGGCTCGGTGATCGCGCGCAGCTGCTCGCCGATCCCGCACGTCTGCAGGATGCGCCCGACCTCGTCGTCGAAGTGTACCGCGCGCGGCAGCGGGTAGGGCTCGGGCTGGCGCTCGAGCACCACGACGCTGCGGCCGAGCTGGCGGAGCAGGATCGCGAGCGCGCTGCCGACCGGTCCGCAGCCGACGATGGCGACGTCGAATGCCTCGACCACGTCGGCGTCGACCCCTTCGCGTGTGACCATTTTTAATATTAACGCAGGGTCTGGTGGCCCCAGATGCTCCTTTGGTCGTAGCGACGGTTCTGCTTCCAGGGCTCAATGATGACCTTGGCGCCGTGGCCGACCTCGACGTGGAACCCGG
This window of the Candidatus Binatia bacterium genome carries:
- a CDS encoding bifunctional 3-(3-hydroxy-phenyl)propionate/3-hydroxycinnamic acid hydroxylase; this translates as MVTREGVDADVVEAFDVAIVGCGPVGSALAILLRQLGRSVVVLERQPEPYPLPRAVHFDDEVGRILQTCGIGEQLRAITEPAEIYEWRNAAGTVLLRFGRHGNGPSGWPMSSMFNQPELEALLLDRALRLGVDVRRGVEVTSLEQRDDHVVVGDVVARYAVGCDGAKSKVRTLVGAPVTDFGFSYDWLIVDVMLNEPRVFDPVNLQVCDPRRPTTAVSGGPGRRRWEFMRLPHESLDELNCERRAWELLAPWDVHPGNARLERHAVYTFNARYAERWRTGRVLLAGDAAHLMPPFAGQGLCAGLRDAANLAWKLDLVLRGLAPESLLDTYQAERLPSVEAVIHFSVELGKVICMADEAQAAARDAAMSALVDGTSPAPELPGLTSGLIHPAAPHAGKRFVQGRVGGRFFDDVYGPGWRLVLRGVDPDAIGADQRAWFSRIGGDVVAVTEPDPVLERWFGEHHVACALQRPDFYLYGTAADAASATALLDDLRKDLTS